The sequence below is a genomic window from Deltaproteobacteria bacterium.
AGTGACGCGCGGCCTGGCCTGCACCTCGGCCGGGTAGTCGCACTCGTGGCTCACGCCCACGAGCTGGTCGAGCATCCCGACCGCGGCCACGATCTCGGTCGCCGCGGGAAGCAGCGAGACGACGCGCATCAGCCGCGCGCCTCGCGCGGCCTCGCCTCGATCGTCGCGAGCGCCCCGTCGCGCAGGATCCGGAGCGTGAGGGCGCCCGCGAGCGGCCAGCGGCCGAGCAGGCGGTGCAGGTCGTCCACGCTGCGGACGGGCTCCCCGTCCGCGGCCACGATGACGTCGCCCGCCACGACGCCCGCCTCGGCCGCAGGGCCGCCGCGCTCGACCCCCATCACCTCGACGCCCGCGTCCTGCGCGAGCCCGAGCCGCCGGGCCGCGCTGCGCGCGAGCGGGCGGTTCTGGCCGGCGATGCCGAGGTGGCCGCGGCGCACGCGGCCGACGGTCATGAGCTGCCCGAGGACCCACTTCGCGGTGTCGATCGGGACGCTGAAGCTCAGGCCCTGGGCGCCCAGGATCATCGCCGTGTTGATGCCGACGACGCGCCCGCGGCTGTCGACCAGCGGCCCGCCCGAGTTGCCCGGGTTGAGGGCCACGTCGCTCTGGATGATGCCCTCCATCAGGCGCCCCGAGGTGGCCCGCATGGTGCGCCCGAGCGCGCTCACCACGCCCGCCGACACGGTCGAGCTGAAGCCGAGCGGGTTGCCGATCGCGACCACCAGCTGGCCGACGCGGAGCGCCGCCGAGCTGCCCAGCTCGGCGTAGGGAAGCCGGCCCCCGTCGACCGCGATGACCGCGAGGTCGGCGGGCTCGTCGGCGCCCACGACCGACGCCTCGAGCGTGCTGCCGTCCGTCAGGGAGACGCCGACGCGCTTCGCGCCGCGCACGACGTGGGCGTTGGTGAGCAGGTAGCCGTCGGGCGTGAAGAGGACGCCGGAGCCGCTGCCCGCCCCCGGGCCCCCCTCGCGGCGCGCCGCCACCGAGACGCTCGCCACCGCGGGACCGACGCGCTCGACGACACCGATCACCGCCTCGGAATAGGCGTCGAGCAACTCCGGGTCGGCGGGCCGGGGTGGCGGCGCCGACGGTCGCGGAGCGCCCGGCACGTCGTTCACGCGACCCAGGCGGGGCCGGGCAGCCATGGGTGCGACAGTAAGCACGCCCTGGCCGCCGGTCAATTTTGTGGGCGTGCGGACCGCTACAGGGCCCCGGGCTGGCGCAGCACGAGGGGCCGCACCCGGTCATTCATGCCGGCCGTGTCCTCCCGCGGCCGGCCGCGGAACAGGTTCGCCAGCAGCTGCAGGAAGGTGCTCAGCACCGAGGCCGGCGACTCGAGCTCGAACGCGAAGCGCTCCTCCTTCCGGCCGTCGTCGAAGCGGCACATGATCTCGTCGCCCGCCACCTTGATGACGATGACGCGCTTGCCGGTGAGACGCTCCAATACGATATCCCCGCGTTGCGGCGTTTGGGGCATGGTGTCCTCCGCGAAGCGATGAGGGAAGGATGTTGCTTAGTCCCGAGCACGTGCGCGCGTCAAGAGGCATCTGCGGGCCCGCCTGTACAGGCGGCCGATGCGGGCATAGAGAGCGGGCATGGCGCTCTCGTCGATCAACCCGTCGAGCGGCGAGGTGCTGGAATCGTTCGAGGAGACGGCGCCCGCGGCGCTCGAGCGCATCCTCGCGCGCGCCTGGCAGGCCTTCCTCGGCTGGCGGACGTGCACCTTCACCGAGCGCGCGGCGCGCATGCGCGAGGCGGCGCGGCTGCTGCGCGCGAAGAAGGTCGAGTACGCGCGCATCATGGCGCTCGAGATGGGCAAGCCCGTCGCGCAGGGCGAGGCCGAGGTGGAGAAATGCGCCTGGTGCTGCGAGTACTACGCCGAGCACGCCGCGCGCTTCCTGGCCGAAGAGCCCCGCGAGACCGACGCGGCGCGGAGCTACGTGCGCTTCGACCCGCTCGGGCCCGTGCTCGCCATCATGCCGTGGAACTTCCCGTTCTGGCAGGTCTTTCGCTTCGCCGTCCCGGCGCTCATGGCGGGCAACGCCGGCATCCTGAAGCACGCCTCCAACGTGCCGCGCTGCGCACTCGAGATCGAGCGCCTGTTCCGCGCGGCCGGCCTGCCCGAGGGCCTGTTCGGCGCCGTGCTGGTCGGCCCGGCCGCCGTCCCCTCGCTCATCGCCGACGCGCGCGTCCGGGCGGTCACGCTGACCGGCAGCGAGCGGGCCGGGAGCCAGGTGGCCGAGCGCGCCGGGCGCGAGCTCAAGAAGACGGTGCTCGAGCTGGGCGGCAGCGATCCGTTCGTCGTCCTCGAGGACGCGGACCTGCCGCGCGCCGCCAGGACCGCGGCGGCGGCGCGGCTCGTGAACAGCGGGCAGAGCTGCATCGCCGCCAAGCGCTTCATCGTGGTGGAGGAGGCTGCGGAGCGCTTCCTCGAGCTCTTCGTCGGCGAGATGCGGGCCCGGAAGATGGGCGACCCGCTCGCGCGCGACACCGAGGTGGGCCCGCAGGCGCGCGCCGACCTGCGCGACGCGCTCCACCGCCAGGTCGAGGAGTCGCTGAAGCGCGGCGCGCGCCTCCTCCTGGGCGGGAGCGTGCCGCGCGGCCGCGGCGCCTTCTACCCGCCCACCATCCTCGCCGCCGTCGACAAGGGGATGCCCGCCTTCGACGAGGAGACGTTCGGCCCGGTCGCGGCCGTCGTGCGCGCGCGCGACGAGGAGGACGCCGGCCCGGTCGCGGCCGTCGTGCGCGCGCGCGACGAGGAGGACGCGCTTCGCCTGGCGAACGACTCGGCCTTCGGGCTCGGCGCGTCCCTGTGGACCGCGA
It includes:
- a CDS encoding PDZ domain-containing protein, whose product is MAARPRLGRVNDVPGAPRPSAPPPRPADPELLDAYSEAVIGVVERVGPAVASVSVAARREGGPGAGSGSGVLFTPDGYLLTNAHVVRGAKRVGVSLTDGSTLEASVVGADEPADLAVIAVDGGRLPYAELGSSAALRVGQLVVAIGNPLGFSSTVSAGVVSALGRTMRATSGRLMEGIIQSDVALNPGNSGGPLVDSRGRVVGINTAMILGAQGLSFSVPIDTAKWVLGQLMTVGRVRRGHLGIAGQNRPLARSAARRLGLAQDAGVEVMGVERGGPAAEAGVVAGDVIVAADGEPVRSVDDLHRLLGRWPLAGALTLRILRDGALATIEARPREARG
- a CDS encoding NAD-dependent succinate-semialdehyde dehydrogenase, producing MALSSINPSSGEVLESFEETAPAALERILARAWQAFLGWRTCTFTERAARMREAARLLRAKKVEYARIMALEMGKPVAQGEAEVEKCAWCCEYYAEHAARFLAEEPRETDAARSYVRFDPLGPVLAIMPWNFPFWQVFRFAVPALMAGNAGILKHASNVPRCALEIERLFRAAGLPEGLFGAVLVGPAAVPSLIADARVRAVTLTGSERAGSQVAERAGRELKKTVLELGGSDPFVVLEDADLPRAARTAAAARLVNSGQSCIAAKRFIVVEEAAERFLELFVGEMRARKMGDPLARDTEVGPQARADLRDALHRQVEESLKRGARLLLGGSVPRGRGAFYPPTILAAVDKGMPAFDEETFGPVAAVVRARDEEDAGPVAAVVRARDEEDALRLANDSAFGLGASLWTASRERAERLAPLVEAGSVFVNGLVKSDPRLPFGGIKRSGYGRELSEFGIREFVNVKSVWMA